A single genomic interval of Armatimonadota bacterium harbors:
- a CDS encoding DUF4148 domain-containing protein, producing the protein MKRFGIPASLLLIVGAGTVVGFKSQQDAPLTRAQLRETLVQLGWEVTDIVKDEGKEKYSVKFSKYELDIPVGFEISPSNSYIWLTVNLGDAPKEGGAKTLNLLKQNSKIQPTFFYITDGGRLMAALAVENRAVTNALLRARAEAVSDNVGKTKEYWQAQ; encoded by the coding sequence ATGAAACGCTTTGGAATCCCGGCTTCGCTCCTTCTGATCGTCGGAGCCGGTACGGTCGTCGGCTTCAAGTCTCAGCAGGACGCACCGTTGACGCGCGCTCAACTCAGGGAAACGCTCGTACAGCTCGGCTGGGAAGTCACGGACATCGTCAAGGACGAAGGAAAGGAGAAGTACTCCGTCAAGTTCTCCAAGTACGAACTCGACATTCCCGTCGGCTTCGAAATCAGCCCGAGCAATTCGTACATTTGGCTGACCGTCAACCTCGGGGACGCCCCGAAAGAGGGAGGAGCCAAGACGCTGAACCTGCTCAAGCAGAATTCGAAGATCCAACCGACGTTCTTCTACATCACGGACGGCGGCCGGCTGATGGCAGCGCTCGCCGTCGAGAACCGCGCCGTGACGAACGCCCTTCTCAGAGCAAGGGCCGAAGCCGTCAGTGACAACGTCGGGAAGACCAAGGAGTACTGGCAGGCACAGTAA
- a CDS encoding DUF1801 domain-containing protein, which translates to MNEHVRRYNDALEESDRSVCDLLAREIDAALPESENKVWHGHPVWFLDGNPVAGYSKLKGCVRLLFWSGRSFDEPDLKPEGTFQAAEARYGAESDVDVDAVRRWLAKSRDIQWDYKNIVKRKGVLLRLGEGTGL; encoded by the coding sequence ATGAACGAGCACGTCCGCCGTTACAACGATGCGCTAGAGGAGTCCGACCGATCGGTCTGCGACCTCTTGGCCCGAGAGATCGACGCCGCCTTGCCCGAATCCGAGAACAAGGTTTGGCACGGGCATCCGGTGTGGTTCCTCGACGGTAACCCGGTGGCCGGCTACAGCAAGCTGAAAGGTTGTGTCCGGCTCCTCTTTTGGAGCGGAAGGTCGTTCGACGAGCCCGACCTCAAGCCCGAAGGGACCTTTCAAGCGGCAGAAGCGCGTTACGGTGCCGAATCCGACGTCGACGTGGACGCCGTGCGACGGTGGCTTGCTAAGAGCCGGGACATCCAGTGGGACTACAAGAACATCGTCAAGCGGAAGGGCGTGCTCTTGCGGTTAGGCGAAGGAACAGGTCTTTAG
- a CDS encoding SRPBCC family protein, whose translation MPGTVRFHRVLSAPPEKVYRAFVEPDALAKWLPPDGFLCTVHSFEPSVGGQFRMSFRNFTTGGSHSFGGTFEDMRPGERLVYTDRFDDPSMPDEMRVTVSFRAVSVGTEMEVVQENIPDQIPPEACVLGWQDSLENLAKVVEPVIEM comes from the coding sequence ATGCCCGGGACCGTCCGTTTCCACCGCGTCCTCTCGGCTCCGCCTGAAAAGGTTTACCGCGCGTTTGTCGAACCTGACGCTCTCGCCAAATGGCTTCCGCCCGATGGGTTCCTCTGTACCGTCCACTCCTTCGAGCCTTCGGTCGGCGGACAGTTCCGCATGTCCTTCCGGAACTTCACGACAGGGGGGTCCCATTCGTTCGGAGGCACGTTCGAAGACATGCGCCCTGGAGAGCGGCTCGTCTATACGGACCGGTTCGACGACCCTTCGATGCCGGACGAAATGAGGGTCACGGTCTCCTTTCGAGCCGTCTCGGTCGGAACCGAAATGGAAGTCGTCCAAGAGAACATCCCGGATCAGATCCCTCCCGAAGCGTGCGTGCTCGGCTGGCAAGACTCCCTTGAAAACCTCGCCAAGGTCGTCGAACCCGTGATCGAGATGTGA
- a CDS encoding antibiotic biosynthesis monooxygenase codes for MTVLSAYCQVLPDRLESFRSASHKNKTAARLEAGCERFDYYVSDDEPLMYVFVEEWSSLAHLQAHFATPHFAEFMATVESCLAAAPEIRIFEATLTD; via the coding sequence ATGACCGTCCTATCGGCCTATTGCCAAGTGCTCCCCGACCGACTCGAATCCTTTCGGTCAGCCAGCCACAAGAACAAAACCGCCGCACGATTGGAAGCCGGTTGCGAGCGGTTCGACTATTACGTGAGCGACGACGAACCCCTCATGTACGTGTTCGTCGAAGAGTGGTCGAGCCTGGCCCATCTGCAGGCCCATTTCGCGACCCCCCATTTCGCAGAGTTCATGGCGACGGTCGAGAGCTGCTTGGCCGCAGCACCCGAGATCCGGATTTTCGAAGCGACACTGACGGACTAG
- a CDS encoding copper amine oxidase N-terminal domain-containing protein, producing MLRATAIGTFLVSSVCANAQMIHVFFDGKEEDLREPAILRNGRTLLGLRETFDRLGAVVYYDSSTKEITAWRAERTVQIQIGRAQATIDGKTLTMDQPPIIEGRTTYVPLRFLSEALGAEVKYVGSSNSAYIDTVAMNFFNEKAPFKAGDAVLYLYRRSWHPAKVLHVTDHQDSEDSYKIEFKEPSGRVITPTVGRRYLRTAKP from the coding sequence ATGCTAAGGGCAACGGCGATCGGGACGTTCTTGGTGTCTTCGGTGTGCGCGAACGCACAGATGATCCACGTGTTCTTCGACGGTAAAGAGGAAGACCTTCGAGAGCCGGCGATCCTCCGGAACGGTCGGACGTTGCTCGGTCTGCGGGAGACGTTCGATCGGCTCGGTGCCGTCGTCTACTACGATTCTTCCACCAAAGAGATCACGGCCTGGCGCGCTGAAAGGACGGTGCAGATCCAAATCGGTCGCGCCCAAGCAACGATCGACGGGAAGACCCTGACAATGGACCAGCCTCCGATCATCGAAGGCCGAACGACGTACGTACCGTTGCGGTTCCTGAGCGAGGCGCTGGGTGCCGAGGTCAAGTACGTCGGTTCGTCCAACTCTGCCTATATCGACACGGTCGCTATGAACTTCTTCAATGAGAAGGCACCGTTCAAGGCAGGAGACGCCGTCCTCTACCTCTATCGACGCTCCTGGCACCCTGCGAAAGTCTTGCACGTGACCGATCATCAAGATTCCGAGGACAGCTATAAGATCGAGTTCAAGGAACCGAGCGGAAGGGTGATCACCCCGACGGTCGGGCGTCGGTATCTGCGGACCGCCAAACCCTGA